A window of Daphnia pulicaria isolate SC F1-1A chromosome 10, SC_F0-13Bv2, whole genome shotgun sequence contains these coding sequences:
- the LOC124314662 gene encoding uncharacterized protein LOC124314662 produces MAKKIQRYETQMQLFESKSNLPILTEVPVRPKTGFQYIFKWEDKLKRQEWRVDGFRWRQYSTVTFKYGDVDCKRYYFKVQVGPGNEFTTDFTRHAIECPLYENKILIWYQGDDSLAVDAALKDAKDSDKDSKTPQRFENQMKLFESEANLPVLSEVPLRPKGGFKYIFKWEIPLKRQDWRVDGYRWRQNSVTRFSYNGIDSKRYYFKLQVGPVDEFSTEFTKNAIECPLYENQVLVWYQGDETVVRDFAHGNSKDPEKEYHRTAPSVLKKIQMETVTEKLPLQVYSDMLTDCSNRARHMIDAPRDVKQVQNARKFIRRAERSTVDSPNEKKQVRNTPKVQRKTPSKADRSSHDVADAIYNLYTCETGFLSDLQIAPFLLVICFDKNAVSEFREFIKREDLTTQCLTYDTTFAIGELYLSVLTFRQPEFEDSPVIPLMYMIYERDVPEVHDTFFMRFAAAVPEFSTPQRMIITSNEEVSITNAIAKHCPDVPRLRCWQHALQNIKLKLQFFNITERQEVQQYESDFIRLLNQDSAGKYKSLLAQMYLKRWKKEFSEYFDLAIDPDMNRMGAWALRPFGISLQTANQPESFSGIMKRLSETHLQWNKSSVDVLVSSLMKITDFFNVRVVRSRYRLADYAYTLKANLNDFYGESDCDVAESMTVEQLMSTIKISRTESASKGGKRSNTSTLHSTTRRCASKQIDSSMEEICILETNSVDEADNTSIAVEHVILVDEAELDQDTVMYICH; encoded by the exons ATggcgaaaaaaattcagagatATGAAACCCAAATGCAGCTATTTGAATCCAAGTCAAATTTACCGATTCTTACTGAAGTTCCAGTTCGTCCAAAAACTGGATTTCAGTACATCTTTAAATGGGAAGATAAACTTAAGCGGCAGGAATGGCGTGTGGATGGATTTCGCTGGAGACAATATTCAACTGTGACATTCAAGTATGGTGATGTGGATTGCAAACGATATTACTTCAAGGTGCAAGTGGGGCCTGGCAATGAATTTACAACAGACTTCACTAGACATGCAATTGAATGTCCACTGTACGAGAACAAGATCTTGATATGGTATCAGGGTGATGATTCCCTTGCTGTTGATGCAGCCCTTAAAGATGCCAAAGATTCTGATAAAGACAGTAAAACACCACAGAGGTTTGAAAACCAAATGAAGCTATTTGAGTCTGAAGCAAATTTACCTGTCTTAAGTGAAGTTCCTCTCCGCCCGAAGGGCGGATTCAAGTATATTTTCAAGTGGGAGATTCCATTGAAGCGACAGGATTGGCGCGTTGACGGTTATCGCTGGAGACAAAATTCAGTTACCCGATTCAGTTACAATGGTATTGATTCCAAACGCTACTATTTCAAGTTGCAAGTGGGACCTGTTGATGAATTTAGCACGGAATTTACCAAGAATGCCATCGAGTGCCCGCTGTATGAAAATCAGGTGTTAGTTTGGTATCAAGGAGACGAAACCGTGGTCAGGGATTTCGCTCATGGAAACTCCAAAGACCCTGAGAAAGAATATCATCGCACCGCTCCGTCTGTGCTGAAAAAGATCCAGATGGAGACTGTGACAGAGAAGTTGCCTCTACAAGTCTATTCAGATATGTTGACTGATTGCTCTAATCGAGCGCGTCACATGATCGACGCACCAAGAGACGTTAAGCAAGTCCAAAACGCCCGAAAGTTTATTCGTAGAGCCGAGCGTTCCACCGTCGATTCACCCAATGAGAAGAAACAAGTCCGGAATACGCCGAAAGTTCAGCGCAAAACTCCAAGCAAAGCGGATCGTTCGTCTCACGATGTAGCGGATGCGATATACAACTTGTATACTTGTGAAACTGGTTTTCTGAGTGATCTCCAAATAGCCCCTTTCCTTTTGGTCATTTGCTTCGACAAAA ATGCTGTATCAGAATTCAGGGAATTCATCAAACGGGAAGACCTAACTACGCAATGTCTTACTTACGACACTACATTTGCGATAGGAGAGTTGTATTTGTCAGTTTTGACATTCCGGCAACCAGAGTTTGAAGATAGTCCTGTCATTCCGCTAATGTACATGATTTATGAACGCGATGTGCCGGAAGTTCACGATACCTTCTTTATGCGTTTTGCTGCGGCTGTTCCAGAGTTTTCGACTCCGCAAAGAATGATCATCACTAGCAACGAAGAAGTAAGCATCACCAACGCCATCGCGAAACATTGTCCTGATGTTCCTCGACTCCGTTGCTGGCAACACGCACTTCAAAACATTAAACTAAAGCTCCAGTTTTTTAACATCACCGAGCGACAAGAGGTTCAGCAATATGAAAGTGATTTCATTCGTTTACTGAATCAAGACTCGGCTGGTAAATACAAGTCTCTACTTGCTCAAATGTACTtgaaaagatggaaaaag GagttttcagaatattttgacCTGGCAATCGATCCTGATATGAATAGAATGGGTGCATGGGCTCTACGCCCGTTTGGAATATCGCTTCAGACCGCCAACCAGCCTGAATCGTTCAGTGGAATCATGAAACGATTAAGTGAAACACATCTTCAGTGGAATAAGTCTTCTGTCGACGTATTGGTTTCGTCTTTGATGAAGATCACCGACTTTTTCAACGTTCGGGTAGTAAGAAGTCGATACCGACTCGCTGATTACGCCTACACGCTCAAAGCCAATTTGAATGACTTCTATGGTGAAAGTGATTGCGACGTGGCGGAATCGATGACGGTCGAACAGTTAATGAGTACCATAAAAATTTCACGAACGGAATCAGCATCTAAG GGAGGAAAACGAAGCAACACCTCGACCTTACATAGCACAACCAGAAGATGTGCGTCCAAACAAATCGATAGCAGTATGGAGGAAATCTGTATTCTGGAAACAAATTCAGTGGATGAG GCTGATAATACTTCGATCGCTGTTGAACATGTAATTCTGGTAGACGAGGCGGAACTGGATCAAGACACGGTGATGTACATTTGTcactaa
- the LOC124314774 gene encoding uncharacterized protein LOC124314774, whose protein sequence is MDFGSFADDFFESEECDNKEISSQFHWIAHRSEAGWFHEVCESASEGDVTFNIKHLRANHLYYTGRYVEAANTFTELLKLLRTGNHQREVSEGLCRSHLKLGDFKMALEAANQFKLSCKSEAHFSSYHMMCGEIHQKNLDFQQELIHLQQAIKIHPTNSEMWLKTAECYGHISQIDIYDVPFPLSKDKDTTWFAAASLLRVDIILKSLAGRESFGNLKKKRNQKLQNLVHPIVASLPKNFTAKAHEALSRDVYNIESQTQDETEFVDLGSSKQEKPVECESDELIVAMGSESQKDWFEKQWFSFVDSIQENMYYIPPDNTQTDVVLNAL, encoded by the exons ATGGATTTCGGAAGTTTTGCCGACGACTTTTTTGAATCCGAAGAATGTGATAACAAGGAAATATCATCACAATTTCACTGGATAGCTCATCGATCTGAAGCGGGC TGGTTTCATGAAGTTTGTGAAAGTGCCTCTGAGGGTGATGTTACATTCAATATCAAGCATTTGCGTGCAAATCACTTGTACTACACTGGCAGGTACGTGGAAGCTGCAAACACTTTTACAGAATTGCTCAAACTACTGCGAACTGGGAATCACCAAAGAGAAGTGTCTGAGGGTCTGTGTAGGAGTCATCTTAAACTTGGAGATTTCAAAATGGCCCTTGAAGCAGCCAACCAATTT AAACTGAGTTGTAAGAGTGAagctcatttttcttcttaccaCATGATGTGTGGTGAAATCcatcaaaaaaatttggatttcCAACAGGAACTCATTCATCTCCAGCAG GCAATCAAAATCCACCCAACAAATTCCGAAATGTGGCTCAAAACGGCTGAATGCTATGGCCATATCAGTCAGATTGACATTTATGATGTTCCTTTCCCGTTGTCAAAAGATAAGGATACGACGTGGTTTGCTGCGGCCAGCCTATTACGGGTAGACATAATTTTGAAGAGCTTGGCTGGCAGAGAATCCTTTggcaatttgaaaaagaagcgcAATCAGAAACTCCAAAATCTTGTTCATCCTATCGTGGCCAGCCTTCCAAAGAATTTCACTGCTAAAGCTCATGAA GCTTTGAGTCGGGACGTGTATAATATAGAATCTCAAACGCAAGACGAAACCGAGTTCGTTGATTTGGGAAGCTCAAAACAGGAGAAACCAGTGGAGTGCGAAAGCGATGAGCTCATTGTTGCCATGGGTAGCGAGTCCCAGAAAGATTGGTTCGAAAAACAGTGGTTCTCGTTTGTTGATTCCATTCAAGAAAACATGTATTACATACCCCCAGACAATACACAGACGGATGTAGTGCTTAACGCACTTTAA
- the LOC124314810 gene encoding tubulin polymerization-promoting protein homolog: MADVNTKSSPDGLNGEQPLQSLKDELPEVSAPEAAPVIAPTTAETVAVPASPRPGSGAKNLLTELFRAFAKFGDSKADGKAISLSQSDKWMKQAKVIDGKKITATDTGIYFKKHKSLKLGLADYQKFLEELAKAKKIELTEIREKMIQCGPPGTTGTTVTMKTAAVDRLTDSAKYTGSSRMRFDESGRGRGMDGRRDKPDGSGYVQGYDNKNSYDKSH, from the exons atggCTGATGTCAACACTAAGTCGTCACCAGACGGTTTGAACGGTGAGCAACCACTCCAGTCGCTGAAGGATGAACTGCCCGAGGTTTCAGCTCCGGAAGCGGCTCCTGTAATAGCCCCCACCACGGCTGAGACTGTTGCTGTTCCGGCTTCTCCTCGTCCAGGATCAGGAGCCAAGAATCTATTGACGGAGCTCTTCCGCGCATTTGCGAAATTCGGCGACAGCAAAGCCGATGGCAAGGCGATTTCTTTGTCGCAGAGTGATAAATG GATGAAACAAGCCAAAGTTATTGACGGCAAGAAAATCACGGCCACCGACACCGGCATCTACTTCAAAAAACACAA GTCACTCAAGCTGGGACTGGCAGACTACCAAAAGTTTCTGGAGGAACTGGCTAAGGCCAAAAAAATCGAGCTGACTGAAATCAGAGAGAAGATGATCCAATGCGGACCCCCAGGAACAACCGGAACTACG GTCACCATGAAAACGGCCGCAGTGGACAGACTTACAGACTCTGCAAAGTACACCGGATCTAGT CGGATGCGGTTTGATGAGAGCGGGCGCGGTCGCGGGATGGATGGAAGGCGAGACAAACCTGACGGTTCCGGATACGTTCAAGGCTATGACAATAAGAACTCTTACGATAAGAGtcattga